In one window of Camelina sativa cultivar DH55 chromosome 15, Cs, whole genome shotgun sequence DNA:
- the LOC104747613 gene encoding histidine kinase 1-like isoform X2, protein MRGDSFSVSIENLPDSPMGSRKKKMKIRKVFDKMTEWVTPWRSNFESPRERMIMRGDVEQDEFQYASSHCLSSYYSVFVARLAIMVMLAILIGLLTVLTWHFTRVYTKQSLQTLAYGLRYELLQRPVLRMWSVLNTTSELTTAQVKLSEYVIKKYDKPTTQEELVEMYQAMKDVTWALFASAKALNAITINYRNGFVQAFHRDPASSSTFYIFSDLKNYSISGTGPGDVSGWNNQSIHGNMSAIWYQQQLDPITGEKLGKPLKIPPDDLINIAGISQVPDGEASWHVTVSKYMDSPLLSAALPVFDASNKSIVAVVGVTTALYSVGQLMRDLVEVHGGHIYLTSQEGYLLATSTNGPLLTNTSNGPKLMKATDSEEWAIKAGAQWLEKTYGSNRPHVVHAENVKLGDQQYYIDSFYLNLKRLPIVGVVIIPRKFIMGKVDERAFKTLVILISASVCIFIIGCVCILILTNGVSKEMKLRAELIRQLDARRRAEASSNYKSQFLANMSHELRTPMAAVIGLLDILISDDCLSNEQYATVTQIRKCSTALLRLLNNILDLSKVESGKLVLEEAEFDLGRELEGLVDMFSVQCINHNVETVLDLSDDMPALVRGDSARLVQIFANLISNSIKFTTTGHIILRGWCENMNSLHDEMSLTVDRKKPWAPMKTKMVQHRSHFQKSFKNTNKMVLWFEVDDTGCGIDPSKWDSVFESFEQADPSTTRTHGGTGLGLCIVRNLVNKMGGEIKVVQKNGLGTLMRLYLILSIPDTADQNIQPDFSKYGLVVLLSMYGSTARMITSKWLRKHGIATVEASDWNELTHIIRDLFETGSGDKSFDSQHNIADPLRAEPSNIKEIENPVFVIVVDIGVLDLTTDIWKEQLNYLDRFSSKAKFAWLLKHDTSNTVKTELRRKGHVMMVNKPLYKAKMIQILEAVIKNRKRSLSSGLRNRGNISDESHDCLEIDPTQFDTCSSDDSSETSGEKQVDKSVKPSTLQSPVLKNYLIDATNSKGDSTSASMTQKNPEEEDWKDRLYSGIALDGKNLKSLEGIRILLAEDTPVLQRVATIMLEKMGATVTAVGDGQQAVDSLNYRSINAQAPTEEHKSSEEETAPWSSLRHSSPYDLILMDCQMPKVDGYEATKAIRKAEIGTELHIPIVALTAHAMSSDEAKCLEVGMDAYLTKPIDRKLMVSTILSLTKPSLSQTSSSS, encoded by the exons ATGAGAGGAGATAGCTTCTCGGTGAGTATTGAGAATCTTCCTGATTCTCCAATGGgttcaaggaagaagaagatgaagatcagGAAGGTGTTTGATAAAATGACTGAATGGGTTACCCCTTGGAGAAGTAATTTTGAGAGTCCAAGAGAGAGGATGATTATGCGTGGTGATGTTGAGCAAGATGAGTTTCAGTACGCGAGTAGTCACTGTTTGTCTTCTTACTACAGTGTCTTTGTTGCTCGCCTCGCTATTATG gtGATGCTAGCGATTCTGATAGGGCTTTTAACCGTTCTGACATGGCATTTCACGAGGGTTTACACGAAGCAGTCGCTTCAAACCTTAGCATATGGTCTTCGGTACGAGCTTCTTCAGCGTCCAGTCTTACGGATGTGGAGCGTTTTGAACACCACATCCGAGCTAACAACAGCTCAAGTCAAGCTATCTGAATATGTTATCAAAAAATATGACAAGCCTACTACTCAAGAAGAACTCGTTgag ATGTATCAAGCAATGAAAGATGTGACATGGGCTCTGTTTGCTAGTGCCAAAGCTCTAAATGCCATAACTATTAATTACAGAAATGGATTTGTCCAAGCTTTTCATAGAGATCCAGCAAGTAGCAGCACATTCTACATCTTCTCTGATCTTAAAAACTACTCCATCAGTGGAACGGGGCCTGGAGATGTAAGCGGGTGGAACAACCAGTCAATACACGGGAACATGTCTGCCATTTGGTACCAGCAGCAGCTTGATCCAATAACAGGGGAAAAATTGGGAAAGCCTCTGAAAATTCCACCGGATGATCTGATCAACATCGCGGGAATCTCACAAGTGCCTGATGGTGAAGCTTCTTGGCATGTGACGGTGAGCAAATACATGGACTCTCCGCTTCTCTCAGCGGCTTTGCCGGTCTTTGATGCATCCAATAAGAGTATTGTGGCTGTTGTGGGGGTGACAACTGCACTTTACAGTGTAGGGCAGTTGATGAGAGATCTTGTAGAAGTCCATGGTGGACATATTTACTTGACATCTCAAGAAGGATACTTGCTTGCTACTTCCACAAATGGTCCTCTTTTAACAAATACATCAAACGGGCCTAAGCTAATGAAAGCCACTGATTCAGAGGAGTGGGCTATCAAGGCAGGAGCTCAGTGGTTAGAGAAAACTTATGGAAGTAACCGCCCACACGTTGTTCATGCTGAGAATGTAAAGCTTGGTGACCAACAATATTACATTGATTCATTCTATCTTAATCTCAAGAGACTTCCAATT GTAGGTGTTGTCATTATTCCCAGGAAGTTCATTATGGGAAAAGTGGATGAAAGGGCCTTCAAGACTTTGGTCATACTGATTTCTGCTTCTGTCTGCATCTTCATTATTGGGTGCGTCTGCATCTTAATTCTCACAAATGGAGTTTCAAAGGAGATGAAACTAAGAGCAGAACTGATAAGGCAACTGGATGCAAGAAGAAGAGCTGAAGCTTCAAGCAACTACAAAAGCCAGTTTTTGGCAAATATGAG CCATGAGTTGAGGACACCTATGGCTGCTGTGATTGGATTACTAGATATTCTTATATCAGATGATTGTCTTTCAAATGAGCAATATGCAACAGTCACTCAGATCAGAAAGTGCTCCACTGCTCTCCTTCGTCTCCTCAATAACATACTGGACTTGAGTAAG GTTGAGTCAGGAAAGCTTGTTCTGGAAGAAGCTGAGTTCGATTTGGGACGAGAACTCGAAGGACTTGTTGACATGTTTTCAGTGCAGTGTATTAACCACAATGTAGAGACAGTTCTAGACCTCTCTG ATGATATGCCAGCATTAGTCAGAGGGGACTCAGCAAGACTTGTGCAAATCTTTGCAAATCTTATAAGCAATTCTATTAAGTTTACAACAA CTGGTCACATTATTCTTCGTGGATGGTGCGAGAACATGAATTCTCTACATGATGAGATGAGCTTAACTGTTGACAGGAAGAAACCATGGGCTCCAATGAAGACAAAAATGGTGCAACACAGAAGTCATTTCCAGAAGTCTTTTAAGAATACGAACAAAATGGTTCTTTGGTTTGAGGTTGATGACACTGGATGTG GAATAGATCCAAGCAAATGGGACTCTGTGTTTGAGAGCTTTGAGCAAGCTGATCCTTCTACCACTCGGAC GCACGGAGGAACTGGTCTTGGACTGTGCATCGTGCGGAACTTG GTAAACAAAATGGGTGGAGAAATCAAAGTAGTACAGAAGAATGGCTTAGGGACGCTAATGAGACTATACTTGATTTTGAGTATTCCTGACACTGCAGATCAAAACATCCAGCCAGATTTTTCCAAATACGGTCTCGTG GTTTTGCTTTCTATGTATGGAAGTACAGCAAGAATGATCACATCAAAGTGGTTACGTAAACACGGCATTGCAACTGTTGAAGCATCAGACTGGAACGAGCTGACTCACATCATTAGAGACCTGTTTGAGACCGGAAGTGGTGACAAGAGCTTTGATTCACAGCACAATATTGCCGATCCACTGAGAGCTGAGCCatcaaatataaaagaaatcgAGAACCCTGTGTTTGTCATAGTGGTGGATATAGGAGTACTTGATCTCACTACAGATATATGGAAGGAACAGCTTAACTACCTCGACAGATTCTCAAGCAAAGCTAAGTTTGCTTGGCTGTTGAAGCATGACACCTCCAATACTGTTAAAACAGAACTTAGACGAAAAGGGCATGTCATGATGGTTAACAAACCGTTGTACAAGGCAAAGATGATCCAGATTCTGGAGGCTGTAATAAAAAACCGGAAGAGAAGCTTGTCTAGTGGgttaagaaacagaggaaacataAGTGATGAATCCCACGATTGCTTAGAAATCGATCCAACACAGTTCGACACTTGCAGTTCCGATGATTCCTCTGAGACATCTGGCGAGAAACAAGTAGATAAATCTGTGAAACCAAGCACCTTGCAATCTCCAGTGCTTAAGAACTATCTCATTGACGCCACTAACAGCAAAGGTGATTCAACATCTGCAAGTATGACTCAAAAgaatccagaagaagaagattggaaaGATCGCTTGTATTCAGGAATTGCGTTGGATGGAAAGAATCTTAAATCTCTTGAAGGTATAAGGATCTTGCTGGCTGAAGATACACCCGTTCTTCAACGAGTAGCCACCATAATGCTTGAGAAAATGGGAGCAACTGTAACTGCAGTAGGGGATGGACAACAAGCAGTTGATTCCCTCAACTACAGGTCTATCAATGCTCAAGCTCCAACTGAAGAACACAAATCGTCAGAAGAAGAGACTGCTCCGTGGAGTAGCTTACGGCATTCCTCACCTTATGACTTGATCCTCATGGATTGCCAG ATGCCAAAAGTGGATGGATACGAGGCAACAAAGGCGATAAGGAAAGCAGAGATTGGCACTGAACTGCACATTCCAATCGTGGCATTGACAGCGCATGCAATGTCTTCTGACGAAGCGAAATGCTTGGAGGTTGGAATGGATGCTTATCTCACAAAGCCTATAGACCGAAAGCTTATGGTCTCCACCATTTTGTCACTCACTAAACCATCACTATCCCAAACTTCATCTTCCTCTTGA
- the LOC104747613 gene encoding histidine kinase 1-like isoform X1 encodes MRGDSFSVSIENLPDSPMGSRKKKMKIRKVFDKMTEWVTPWRSNFESPRERMIMRGDVEQDEFQYASSHCLSSYYSVFVARLAIMVMLAILIGLLTVLTWHFTRVYTKQSLQTLAYGLRYELLQRPVLRMWSVLNTTSELTTAQVKLSEYVIKKYDKPTTQEELVEMYQAMKDVTWALFASAKALNAITINYRNGFVQAFHRDPASSSTFYIFSDLKNYSISGTGPGDVSGWNNQSIHGNMSAIWYQQQLDPITGEKLGKPLKIPPDDLINIAGISQVPDGEASWHVTVSKYMDSPLLSAALPVFDASNKSIVAVVGVTTALYSVGQLMRDLVEVHGGHIYLTSQEGYLLATSTNGPLLTNTSNGPKLMKATDSEEWAIKAGAQWLEKTYGSNRPHVVHAENVKLGDQQYYIDSFYLNLKRLPIVGVVIIPRKFIMGKVDERAFKTLVILISASVCIFIIGCVCILILTNGVSKEMKLRAELIRQLDARRRAEASSNYKSQFLANMSHELRTPMAAVIGLLDILISDDCLSNEQYATVTQIRKCSTALLRLLNNILDLSKVESGKLVLEEAEFDLGRELEGLVDMFSVQCINHNVETVLDLSDDMPALVRGDSARLVQIFANLISNSIKFTTTGHIILRGWCENMNSLHDEMSLTVDRKKPWAPMKTKMVQHRSHFQKSFKNTNKMVLWFEVDDTGCGIDPSKWDSVFESFEQADPSTTRTHGGTGLGLCIVRNLVNKMGGEIKVVQKNGLGTLMRLYLILSIPDTADQNIQPDFSKYGLVVLLSMYGSTARMITSKWLRKHGIATVEASDWNELTHIIRDLFETGSGDKSFDSQHNIADPLRAEPSNIKEIENPVFVIVVDIGVLDLTTDIWKEQLNYLDRFSSKAKFAWLLKHDTSNTVKTELRRKGHVMMVNKPLYKAKMIQILEAVIKNRKRSLSSGLRNRGNISDESHDCLEIDPTQFDTCSSDDSSETSGEKQVDKSVKPSTLQSPVLKNYLIDATNSKGDSTSASMTQKNPEEEDWKDRLYSGIALDGKNLKSLEGIRILLAEDTPVLQRVATIMLEKMGATVTAVGDGQQAVDSLNYRSINAQAPTEEHKSSEEETAPWSSLRHSSPYDLILMDCQMPKVDGYEATKAIRKAEIGTELHIPIVALTAHAMSSDEAKCLEVGMDAYLTKPIDRKLMVSTILSLTKPSLSQTSSSS; translated from the exons ATGAGAGGAGATAGCTTCTCGGTGAGTATTGAGAATCTTCCTGATTCTCCAATGGgttcaaggaagaagaagatgaagatcagGAAGGTGTTTGATAAAATGACTGAATGGGTTACCCCTTGGAGAAGTAATTTTGAGAGTCCAAGAGAGAGGATGATTATGCGTGGTGATGTTGAGCAAGATGAGTTTCAGTACGCGAGTAGTCACTGTTTGTCTTCTTACTACAGTGTCTTTGTTGCTCGCCTCGCTATTATG gtGATGCTAGCGATTCTGATAGGGCTTTTAACCGTTCTGACATGGCATTTCACGAGGGTTTACACGAAGCAGTCGCTTCAAACCTTAGCATATGGTCTTCGGTACGAGCTTCTTCAGCGTCCAGTCTTACGGATGTGGAGCGTTTTGAACACCACATCCGAGCTAACAACAGCTCAAGTCAAGCTATCTGAATATGTTATCAAAAAATATGACAAGCCTACTACTCAAGAAGAACTCGTTgag ATGTATCAAGCAATGAAAGATGTGACATGGGCTCTGTTTGCTAGTGCCAAAGCTCTAAATGCCATAACTATTAATTACAGAAATGGATTTGTCCAAGCTTTTCACAGAGATCCAGCAAGTAGCAGCACATTCTACATCTTCTCTGATCTTAAAAACTACTCCATCAGTGGAACGGGGCCTGGAGATGTAAGCGGGTGGAACAACCAGTCAATACACGGGAACATGTCTGCCATTTGGTACCAGCAGCAGCTTGATCCAATAACAGGGGAAAAATTGGGAAAGCCTCTGAAAATTCCACCGGATGATCTGATCAACATCGCGGGAATCTCACAAGTGCCTGATGGTGAAGCTTCTTGGCATGTGACGGTGAGCAAATACATGGACTCTCCGCTTCTCTCAGCGGCTTTGCCGGTCTTTGATGCATCCAATAAGAGTATTGTGGCTGTTGTGGGGGTGACAACTGCACTTTACAGTGTAGGGCAGTTGATGAGAGATCTTGTAGAAGTCCATGGTGGACATATTTACTTGACATCTCAAGAAGGATACTTGCTTGCTACTTCCACAAATGGTCCTCTTTTAACAAATACATCAAACGGGCCTAAGCTAATGAAAGCCACTGATTCAGAGGAGTGGGCTATCAAGGCAGGAGCTCAGTGGTTAGAGAAAACTTATGGAAGTAACCGCCCACACGTTGTTCATGCTGAGAATGTAAAGCTTGGTGACCAACAATATTACATTGATTCATTCTATCTTAATCTCAAGAGGCTTCCAATT GTAGGTGTTGTCATTATTCCCAGGAAGTTCATTATGGGAAAAGTGGATGAAAGGGCCTTCAAGACTTTGGTCATACTGATTTCTGCTTCTGTCTGCATCTTCATTATTGGGTGCGTCTGCATCTTAATTCTCACAAATGGAGTTTCAAAGGAGATGAAACTAAGAGCAGAACTGATAAGGCAACTGGATGCAAGAAGAAGAGCTGAAGCTTCAAGCAACTACAAAAGCCAGTTTTTGGCAAATATGAG CCATGAGTTGAGGACACCTATGGCTGCTGTGATTGGATTACTAGATATTCTTATATCAGATGATTGTCTTTCAAATGAGCAATATGCAACAGTCACTCAGATCAGAAAGTGCTCCACTGCTCTCCTTCGTCTCCTCAATAACATACTGGACTTGAGTAAG GTTGAGTCAGGAAAGCTTGTTCTGGAAGAAGCTGAGTTCGATTTGGGACGAGAACTCGAAGGACTTGTTGACATGTTTTCAGTGCAGTGTATTAACCACAATGTAGAGACAGTTCTAGACCTCTCTG ATGATATGCCAGCATTAGTCAGAGGGGACTCAGCAAGACTTGTGCAAATCTTTGCAAATCTTATAAGCAATTCTATTAAGTTTACAACAA CTGGTCACATTATTCTTCGTGGATGGTGCGAGAACATGAATTCTCTACATGATGAGATGAGCTTAACTGTTGACAGGAAGAAACCATGGGCTCCAATGAAGACAAAAATGGTGCAACACAGAAGTCATTTCCAGAAGTCTTTTAAGAATACGAACAAAATGGTTCTTTGGTTTGAGGTTGATGACACTGGATGTG GAATAGATCCAAGCAAATGGGACTCTGTGTTTGAGAGCTTTGAGCAAGCTGATCCTTCTACCACTCGGAC GCACGGAGGAACTGGTCTTGGACTGTGCATCGTGCGGAACTTG GTAAACAAAATGGGTGGAGAAATCAAAGTAGTACAGAAGAATGGCTTAGGGACGCTAATGAGACTATACTTGATTTTGAGTATTCCTGACACTGCAGATCAAAACATCCAGCCAGATTTTTCCAAATACGGTCTCGTG GTTTTGCTTTCTATGTATGGAAGTACAGCAAGAATGATCACATCAAAGTGGTTACGTAAACACGGCATTGCAACTGTTGAAGCATCAGACTGGAACGAGCTGACTCACATCATTAGAGACCTGTTTGAGACCGGAAGTGGTGACAAGAGCTTTGATTCACAGCACAATATTGCCGATCCACTGAGAGCTGAGCCatcaaatataaaagaaatcgAGAACCCTGTGTTTGTCATAGTGGTGGATATAGGAGTACTTGATCTCACTACAGATATATGGAAGGAACAGCTTAACTACCTCGACAGATTCTCAAGCAAAGCTAAGTTTGCTTGGCTGTTGAAGCATGACACCTCCAATACTGTTAAAACAGAACTTAGACGAAAAGGGCATGTCATGATGGTTAACAAACCGTTGTACAAGGCAAAGATGATCCAGATTCTGGAGGCTGTAATAAAAAACCGGAAGAGAAGCTTGTCTAGTGGgttaagaaacagaggaaacataAGTGATGAATCCCACGATTGCTTAGAAATCGATCCAACACAGTTCGACACTTGCAGTTCCGATGATTCCTCTGAGACATCTGGCGAGAAACAAGTAGATAAATCTGTGAAACCAAGCACCTTGCAATCTCCAGTGCTTAAGAACTATCTCATTGACGCCACTAACAGCAAAGGTGATTCAACATCTGCAAGTATGACTCAAAAgaatccagaagaagaagattggaaaGATCGCTTGTATTCAGGAATTGCGTTGGATGGAAAGAATCTTAAATCTCTTGAAGGTATAAGGATCTTGCTGGCTGAAGATACACCCGTTCTTCAACGAGTAGCCACCATAATGCTTGAGAAAATGGGAGCAACTGTAACTGCAGTAGGGGATGGACAACAAGCAGTTGATTCCCTCAACTACAGGTCTATCAATGCTCAAGCTCCAACTGAAGAACACAAATCGTCAGAAGAAGAGACTGCTCCGTGGAGTAGCTTACGGCATTCCTCACCTTATGACTTGATCCTCATGGATTGCCAG ATGCCAAAAGTGGATGGATACGAGGCAACAAAGGCGATAAGGAAAGCAGAGATTGGCACTGAACTGCACATTCCAATCGTGGCATTGACAGCGCATGCAATGTCTTCTGACGAAGCGAAATGCTTGGAGGTTGGAATGGATGCTTATCTCACAAAGCCTATAGACCGAAAGCTTATGGTCTCCACCATTTTGTCACTCACTAAACCATCACTATCCCAAACTTCATCTTCCTCTTGA